The genomic interval AAGAAGGGCGGCGGACGGGTCTATCTCAAGCGCGGTTAAGACGCGTCAGTTCGAATAATCCCGCTCGCCGAAGATCGCCGATCCGACGCGCACGCTGGTGGCGCCGAAGGCAATCGCAATCTCGTAATCGCCGGACATGCCCATGGAAAGCTTATGCACGCTGTTTTCGGTCGCAAGATCGTGCAGCAGCGCGAAATGGGGCCCGGGATTCTCGCCAGCCGGCGGTATGCACATCAGGCCTTCGATCGTGAGGCCGAGCTCGTCGCGGCAGAGCGCGAGGAAGGCTTCGGTCTCGCGCGGATCGATGCCGGCCTTTTGCGGTTCGTTGCCGGTGTTGACCTGGACATAGAGCCTGGGCGCCCTGCCCTGCTTGGCGATTTCCTTGGCCAGAGCGCGGGCGATCTTCTCCCGGTCGACGCTTTCGATCACGTCAAACAGCTTGACCGCGTCCTCGGCCTTGTTGGATTGCAGCGGCCCGATGAGATGCAACTCGATATCCGGCGTTTCCGCCTTCAGCGCAGGCCATTTCTTCTGCGCCTCCTGAACCCGGTTTTCGCCGAACACGCGATGGCCGGCCTCGATCGCGAGGCGGATGGCATCGGCATCATGGGTCTTGGAGACGGCGACGAGGGTAACGTCCGTGCGCTCAGCCTCGTGTTCGGCGGCCTTTATCCGGCCAAGCACCTCTTCCAGATTCTCGCGCACACCCATGTCGTCACACCTCACATTTCCATTGCGGCGTCACCATATTGCAAAGGCCAGCAGCGAGGCAACGGTGGAAGGCCCCTTTCGGGGCCGTTTTGCTTGACGCTGAACCGCTTTCATGGTGAAGCTCACCGCCAAAATCCCCAAGAAAAAGAACCGAGCAAATCCGACATGGCATCCGAACGTTACAATCCGCGTAAAGTCGAACCCGAGTGGCAGAGCCGGTGGAATGACGGACACGTCTTCGTCACCGACAATGCCGACCCGCGCGAGACCTATTACGTGCTCGAAATGTTTCCCTATCCCTCGGGACGCATTCACATCGGCCATGTCCGCAACTATGCCATGGGCGATGTGGTGGCCCGCTACAAACGGGCGCGCGGTTTCAACGTGCTGCACCCGATGGGCTGGGACGCCTTCGGCATGCCCGCCGAAAACGCCGCGATGCAGAACAAGGTCCACCCCAAGGACTGGACCTACGAAAACATTGCCACCATGCGCGGCCAGCTGAAATCCATGGGCCTGTCGCTCGACTGGACCCGCGAATTCGCGACCTGCGATGTCGAATATTACCAGCGCCAGCAGCATCTGTTCCTGGACATGCTGGAAAAGGACCTGGTCTACCGCAAACAGTCCAAGGTGAACTGGGATCCGGTCGACATGACCGTGCTCGCCAATGAACAGGTGATCGAGGGCCGCGGCTGGCGCTCCGGCGCGCTGGTGGAACAGCGCGAGCTGACGCAGTGGTTCTTCAAGATCACCGATTACGCGCAGGAACTGCTGGACGCGCTCGATACGCTCGATCACTGGCCGGAAAAGGTCCGGCTGATGCAGAAGAACTGGATCGGCCGCTCCGAGGGCATGATGGTGCGCTGGGACATCGCCAGCGGCGATGCCGGCGGCATGGATGACATCACCGTCTACACCACGCGCCCCGACACGATCTTCGGCGCGTCGTTCCTCGCTATTTCCGCCGATCATCCGCTGGCGAAGGAAGCCGCGAAGCACGACGACAAGGTCGCCGCCTTCTGCGAGGAGACGCGGCGCGCCGGCACATCGCTGGCAGCACTCGAAACTGCGGAGAAGAAGGGCATCGACACCGGCATCACCGTGCGCCATCCCTTCGACGAAAGCTGGGAACTGCCGGTCTATGTCGCCAATTTCGTGCTGATGGATTACGGCACGGGCGCGATCTTCGGCTGCCCGGCCGGCGACCAGCGCGACCTCGACTTCGCCCGCAAATATGACCTGCCGGTGACCCCGATCGTGAT from Martelella mediterranea DSM 17316 carries:
- a CDS encoding YggS family pyridoxal phosphate-dependent enzyme, coding for MGVRENLEEVLGRIKAAEHEAERTDVTLVAVSKTHDADAIRLAIEAGHRVFGENRVQEAQKKWPALKAETPDIELHLIGPLQSNKAEDAVKLFDVIESVDREKIARALAKEIAKQGRAPRLYVQVNTGNEPQKAGIDPRETEAFLALCRDELGLTIEGLMCIPPAGENPGPHFALLHDLATENSVHKLSMGMSGDYEIAIAFGATSVRVGSAIFGERDYSN